The Sporosarcina luteola genome contains a region encoding:
- the narH gene encoding nitrate reductase subunit beta has protein sequence MKIKAQVAMVMNLDKCIGCHTCSVTCKTAWTNREGAEYMWFNNVETKPGIGYPKRWEDQELYKGGWHLRNGKLELKSGSKLSKIALGKIFYNPDMPEIKEFYEPWTYDYEKLTMAPESEHTPVARAKSVISGDYMDLEWGPNWEDQLAGAHITGPKDPNIEKIEEEVKFNFEQAFMMYLPRLCEHCLNPSCVASCPAGAIYKRDEDGIVLVDQEACRGWRYCMTGCPYKKVYFNWKTNKAEKCTFCFPRVEAGLPTVCSETCTGRIRYLGVLLYDADRVLEAASTPDPQDLYKAQCDLFLDPHDPEVIEQAMKDGISEDWINAAKNSPVYKLAIEYKLAFPLHPEYRTLPMVWYVPPLSPIMNYFEGKDSIKNPDMIFPAIEEMRIPIQYLANMLTAGDTQTVKEGLQRMAMMRSYMRAVSSGKEFDESRLERVGLTAEQTKQMYRLLAIAKYEDRFVIPTSHKEGTMNVYRSQGSAGYNEQMGTYGESVTQNQFSYSMMGDDGSCDGCGPVSPGKTGKEIYEENFYGGIWRD, from the coding sequence TTGAAAATTAAAGCACAAGTAGCAATGGTCATGAATTTGGATAAATGCATCGGCTGCCATACGTGCAGTGTCACATGTAAAACAGCCTGGACGAATCGGGAAGGCGCCGAGTATATGTGGTTCAACAACGTGGAGACGAAACCGGGCATCGGGTATCCGAAACGGTGGGAGGACCAGGAGCTTTACAAAGGCGGCTGGCATCTGCGCAATGGAAAGCTTGAATTGAAATCCGGATCGAAGCTTTCGAAAATCGCTCTGGGGAAAATCTTCTACAATCCGGACATGCCGGAAATAAAGGAATTCTACGAGCCGTGGACATATGACTATGAAAAATTGACGATGGCACCTGAAAGCGAGCATACGCCTGTTGCGCGTGCGAAATCGGTCATTTCCGGAGATTATATGGACTTGGAGTGGGGTCCGAACTGGGAAGACCAGTTGGCCGGCGCTCATATAACAGGCCCGAAAGATCCGAATATCGAAAAGATTGAAGAAGAGGTCAAATTCAATTTTGAGCAAGCGTTCATGATGTATTTGCCCCGGCTTTGCGAGCACTGCCTGAATCCGAGCTGCGTCGCCTCCTGTCCTGCAGGGGCGATCTATAAGCGCGACGAGGACGGCATCGTACTCGTCGACCAAGAAGCTTGCCGCGGTTGGCGCTATTGCATGACCGGCTGCCCTTACAAAAAAGTGTATTTCAACTGGAAGACGAACAAAGCGGAGAAATGCACATTCTGCTTCCCACGTGTTGAAGCTGGATTGCCGACAGTCTGTTCGGAGACGTGCACAGGAAGAATCCGCTATTTGGGCGTTCTTCTCTATGACGCGGACCGTGTACTCGAAGCGGCATCGACTCCAGATCCTCAAGACCTGTACAAGGCGCAATGTGATTTATTCCTTGATCCGCATGACCCTGAAGTGATCGAGCAGGCGATGAAGGACGGCATTTCGGAGGATTGGATCAATGCAGCGAAGAATTCGCCTGTGTATAAATTGGCTATCGAATACAAGCTCGCATTCCCATTGCATCCGGAATACCGCACATTGCCGATGGTCTGGTATGTGCCGCCGCTAAGCCCGATCATGAACTATTTTGAAGGGAAAGATTCCATCAAGAACCCGGATATGATCTTCCCGGCAATTGAGGAAATGAGAATTCCGATTCAGTACTTGGCAAATATGCTGACGGCAGGTGATACGCAAACCGTGAAAGAAGGGCTTCAGCGCATGGCGATGATGCGTTCCTATATGCGGGCAGTATCGTCCGGCAAGGAATTTGACGAGTCCCGGCTTGAACGTGTCGGCCTGACAGCCGAACAGACGAAGCAAATGTACCGCTTGCTTGCAATTGCGAAATACGAAGACCGTTTTGTCATTCCGACTTCCCATAAGGAAGGTACGATGAACGTCTATCGCTCACAAGGCTCAGCTGGTTACAACGAACAGATGGGTACGTATGGGGAAAGCGTAACGCAAAACCAGTTCAGTTATTCAATGATGGGCGACGACGGCAGCTGTGATGGATGCGGACCTGTCTCTCCAGGAAAAACAGGCAAGGAGATTTACGAAGAAAACTTCTATGGGGGGATCTGGCGTGATTAA
- the narI gene encoding respiratory nitrate reductase subunit gamma produces the protein MSNQFLWVIFPYICMAVFVVGHIFRYRHDKFGWTAKSSEFIEKRQLMIGSLLFHIGIIPVILGHVAGLGIPKEWTRALGVSDHMYHMGAIWGGGFFGVVTLAGMLILTSRRFTHRNVRKLSSASDLIVNSLLLFIVFIGVYASLVTNNLNPGFDYRDSISVWFRSLLIFRPEAGYMAAAPLTFKVHILTGFLIFAMWPFTRLVHVWSVPLNYVGRSYILYRRSPVKAGKR, from the coding sequence ATGAGTAACCAATTCTTATGGGTGATTTTCCCCTATATTTGCATGGCGGTATTTGTCGTAGGTCATATTTTCCGCTATCGGCATGACAAGTTCGGATGGACAGCAAAATCGAGTGAATTTATCGAGAAAAGACAGCTGATGATCGGCAGCCTGCTATTCCATATCGGCATCATTCCCGTCATTCTTGGGCATGTGGCGGGGCTCGGTATACCGAAAGAATGGACGCGGGCACTTGGCGTAAGTGACCATATGTATCATATGGGCGCGATTTGGGGAGGAGGGTTTTTCGGTGTTGTCACTCTTGCAGGAATGCTTATCCTCACCTCACGCCGCTTCACCCACCGGAATGTCCGGAAGCTATCTTCGGCGTCCGACTTGATCGTTAATAGCCTGCTTCTATTCATCGTTTTCATCGGTGTGTATGCATCATTAGTGACAAACAATTTGAATCCGGGATTCGATTATCGTGACTCCATTTCTGTATGGTTCCGTTCGTTGCTCATATTCAGGCCGGAAGCAGGGTATATGGCCGCTGCTCCGTTGACGTTCAAGGTGCATATTCTGACCGGCTTCCTCATCTTCGCGATGTGGCCGTTCACTAGGCTCGTCCACGTATGGAGTGTCCCATTGAATTATGTCGGCAGGAGCTATATTCTGTATAGAAGATCGCCCGTGAAAGCGGGCAAACGATAA
- a CDS encoding nitrate reductase subunit alpha, with protein sequence MNKFSMKYFKPVERYSGNWSVLEEKSRDWENMYRQRWSHDKVVRTTHGVNCTGSCSWKVFVKNGIITWENQQIDYPSCGPDMPEFEPRGCPRGASFSWYEYSPLRVKYPYIRGKLWRMWSRALAELKDPIKAWASIVEDPAKTAEYKKARGKGGHVRIHWRDVKILIAAQLIYTIQKYGPDRIAGFTPIPAMSMVSYASGARFLSLLGGEMLSFYDWYADLPPSSPQIWGEQTDVPESSDWFNAGYIIMWGSNVPLTRTPDAHFMTEVRYKGTKTVSVAPDYAESVVHADDWIAPNPGSDAAVAQAMTHVILDEFYEQRKEPMFIDYAKQFTDMPFLITLEEHGNAYKAGRFVRASDLGQASEHAEWKPVIIDGAKNEIIVPNGTMGQRWEKDAKWNLILENEDGTKVEPVLSVVDHGAEWKEIHFPYFDNTGNGVFTRAIPAKKVKFADGTERLVATVYDVMMSQYGINRSNSRWDAKGYDDAESLYTPAWQQKVTGVKPELVIQIAREFAQNAIDTGGRSMIIMGAGINHWFNSDTIYRAILNLVTLTASQGNNGGGWAHYVGQEKCRPIEGWSTIAFARDWQAPPRLQNATSFFYFATDQWKYEEGSTSSLASPLGNKSRYEHPADYNVLAARLGWLPSYPQFNRNSLQLTEEARQAGKTTTKEIVNYTVDQLKSGKLNFAIEDPDAPENFPRSLFVWRSNLVSSSAKGQEYFMKHLFGASSGLIAQPNEDMKPEEIVWRDEVEGKLDLLVALDFRMTATPLYADLVLPAATWYEKVDLSSTDMHPFVHPFNPAVDPLWESRSDWDIFRSIAETFAEMAKTHLPGVYRDLVTTPLAHDSVQEIAQPFGEVKDWKKGEVKPIPGKTMPGMTIVERDYSKVYDKYITLGPLLSTGKVGAHGVSFSVAEEYELMKGINGVYTDGTIKDGLPKLYTAKNAAEAMLTLSSATNGRVSQRAFESAEQDTGVELKDISADRAAERFTFANITAQPREVIPTPVFSGSNKMGRRYSPFTTNIERLVPFRTLTGRQHFYIDHELFLDFGESLPVYKPTLPPMVLGPRDKPIVGGQDALVLRYLTPHGKWNIHSTYQDNQHMLTLFRGGPTVWISDLDAKEHDIDDNAWLEVYNRNGVVTARAVVSHRMPKGTMFMYHAQDKHIQVPGSEITEERGGSHNAPTRIHMKPTQMVGGYAQLSYGFNYYGPIGNQRDEYVAVRKMKEVNWLEN encoded by the coding sequence ATGAACAAGTTTAGCATGAAGTATTTCAAGCCGGTTGAGCGTTATTCTGGAAACTGGTCCGTGCTCGAAGAGAAGAGTAGGGATTGGGAGAATATGTATCGCCAAAGGTGGTCCCATGACAAAGTTGTACGGACGACGCATGGCGTTAACTGTACGGGATCTTGCAGCTGGAAAGTGTTTGTGAAAAACGGAATTATAACGTGGGAGAACCAGCAAATCGACTACCCGTCTTGCGGTCCCGACATGCCTGAATTCGAACCGAGGGGTTGTCCGCGGGGAGCGTCTTTTTCATGGTATGAATACAGTCCGTTACGTGTGAAATATCCATACATACGGGGGAAATTATGGCGTATGTGGAGTCGGGCGCTTGCCGAGCTGAAAGACCCTATCAAAGCGTGGGCTAGTATTGTAGAAGACCCTGCGAAAACAGCTGAATACAAAAAAGCGCGCGGAAAAGGCGGGCATGTAAGAATCCATTGGCGTGATGTGAAAATCCTCATCGCAGCCCAGCTGATTTACACCATCCAGAAATATGGACCTGACCGTATTGCAGGCTTCACGCCGATTCCTGCGATGTCGATGGTCAGCTATGCATCGGGCGCACGCTTCCTATCGCTGTTAGGAGGGGAAATGCTTAGCTTCTACGACTGGTACGCGGATCTACCGCCATCCTCGCCGCAGATTTGGGGTGAGCAGACGGACGTCCCTGAATCGAGTGACTGGTTCAATGCCGGCTATATCATTATGTGGGGGTCGAATGTTCCGTTGACGCGGACACCGGATGCGCACTTCATGACGGAAGTCCGTTACAAAGGAACAAAAACTGTTTCCGTCGCGCCGGACTATGCGGAAAGTGTTGTACATGCGGATGATTGGATCGCGCCGAATCCTGGATCTGATGCAGCGGTAGCCCAAGCGATGACCCATGTCATTTTGGATGAGTTTTATGAGCAGCGGAAAGAGCCGATGTTCATTGATTATGCGAAGCAATTCACGGATATGCCGTTCTTGATCACCCTAGAAGAGCATGGCAATGCCTATAAGGCAGGGCGTTTTGTCCGCGCGAGCGATCTTGGTCAAGCGAGCGAACATGCAGAGTGGAAGCCGGTCATCATCGACGGTGCGAAAAATGAAATCATCGTTCCGAACGGTACAATGGGGCAACGATGGGAAAAGGACGCGAAATGGAACCTCATCCTTGAAAACGAGGATGGAACAAAAGTGGAGCCGGTCTTATCCGTAGTCGATCACGGGGCTGAATGGAAAGAGATCCATTTCCCTTACTTCGATAATACGGGCAATGGTGTTTTCACACGAGCCATCCCGGCGAAGAAAGTGAAATTTGCGGACGGTACGGAACGTCTCGTCGCAACTGTCTATGACGTCATGATGAGCCAATACGGCATTAACCGTTCAAATAGCAGATGGGATGCGAAAGGGTATGACGACGCAGAATCCTTGTACACTCCTGCCTGGCAGCAGAAAGTGACGGGCGTCAAACCGGAACTGGTCATCCAAATTGCCCGTGAGTTTGCACAAAATGCAATCGATACAGGCGGACGTTCGATGATCATCATGGGTGCAGGCATCAATCACTGGTTCAATAGCGATACGATCTACCGGGCCATCCTCAATTTAGTTACCCTAACTGCTTCACAAGGAAACAATGGGGGCGGATGGGCGCATTACGTCGGACAGGAAAAATGCCGTCCGATTGAAGGTTGGAGCACGATCGCATTCGCAAGGGATTGGCAGGCGCCTCCTCGCTTGCAAAATGCGACGTCGTTCTTCTATTTCGCCACAGATCAATGGAAATATGAAGAAGGCAGCACAAGTTCTTTGGCTTCGCCGCTCGGAAATAAATCGCGTTATGAACATCCAGCGGATTACAATGTGCTTGCCGCAAGACTTGGATGGCTGCCATCCTATCCGCAATTTAATAGGAACAGCCTGCAGTTGACCGAGGAAGCGCGGCAGGCGGGCAAGACGACGACCAAGGAAATCGTCAATTATACAGTCGACCAATTGAAATCAGGAAAATTGAATTTTGCCATCGAAGATCCGGATGCGCCGGAAAACTTTCCGAGATCACTTTTCGTATGGCGTTCGAACCTAGTGTCGAGTTCTGCAAAAGGTCAGGAGTATTTCATGAAGCATTTATTCGGAGCATCTTCCGGGTTGATTGCGCAGCCGAATGAAGATATGAAACCGGAAGAAATTGTCTGGCGGGATGAAGTGGAAGGGAAGCTCGATCTTCTCGTAGCTCTCGATTTCCGGATGACCGCGACGCCGTTATATGCGGATCTCGTATTGCCGGCAGCGACTTGGTACGAAAAAGTCGATCTGTCTTCAACCGATATGCATCCATTCGTCCACCCGTTCAATCCGGCGGTTGATCCGTTATGGGAATCACGCTCCGACTGGGATATTTTCCGGTCGATTGCCGAAACGTTTGCGGAGATGGCGAAAACACATCTGCCTGGCGTGTATAGGGATTTGGTGACGACTCCGCTTGCACATGATTCCGTGCAGGAAATCGCCCAACCATTCGGTGAAGTGAAGGATTGGAAAAAAGGGGAAGTCAAACCGATACCAGGCAAGACGATGCCTGGTATGACGATTGTTGAACGAGATTACTCGAAAGTGTATGACAAATATATCACGCTCGGTCCTTTGCTCTCGACTGGAAAAGTGGGCGCACACGGCGTTTCATTCTCGGTGGCAGAAGAGTATGAGCTGATGAAAGGCATCAATGGTGTCTACACGGACGGAACGATCAAAGACGGACTGCCGAAATTGTATACGGCGAAAAATGCGGCTGAAGCGATGCTCACTCTTTCATCCGCAACGAACGGACGCGTTTCGCAACGTGCCTTTGAATCGGCTGAACAGGATACGGGCGTTGAGCTGAAGGATATTTCTGCTGACCGGGCGGCTGAACGTTTCACATTCGCCAATATTACAGCACAGCCGAGGGAAGTCATCCCGACGCCTGTCTTCAGCGGATCGAATAAAATGGGCAGACGCTACTCTCCATTCACGACGAATATCGAAAGGCTTGTGCCATTCAGAACGCTGACAGGAAGACAGCATTTCTATATCGACCATGAATTGTTCCTCGATTTCGGCGAATCATTGCCGGTCTATAAGCCGACATTGCCGCCGATGGTGTTGGGACCAAGGGATAAGCCGATTGTGGGAGGACAGGATGCGCTCGTCCTCAGATATTTGACACCGCATGGCAAGTGGAACATCCACTCGACGTACCAGGATAATCAGCATATGTTGACATTGTTCCGCGGCGGTCCGACTGTATGGATTTCCGATCTCGACGCGAAGGAGCATGACATCGACGATAATGCATGGCTTGAAGTGTACAACCGGAACGGTGTTGTTACAGCACGCGCCGTCGTCAGCCACCGGATGCCTAAGGGTACGATGTTCATGTATCACGCGCAAGATAAGCATATCCAAGTTCCCGGATCTGAAATTACGGAGGAGCGCGGCGGAAGCCATAATGCGCCGACCCGTATCCATATGAAGCCGACACAGATGGTCGGCGGTTACGCTCAGCTGAGTTACGGATTCAACTATTACGGGCCGATCGGAAACCAACGTGATGAGTATGTTGCAGTCCGCAAGATGAAGGAGGTCAACTGGCTTGAAAATTAA
- a CDS encoding GAF domain-containing protein, whose product MKDRVGFNYQQEIERLKELFGFDFVSIALVQSPERGFELRWTYVTGNLNERYRRIKLQSGKGLAGLVFKTGKPMFVGNAEEEWTAGDLFNYPIITAEKLKSFGAIPLFKNNRVKGVMLVGYRTGGKMTAGQFEQFKQEIGSEFGPFYNKEMVKDESDQY is encoded by the coding sequence ATGAAAGATCGGGTGGGATTTAATTACCAGCAAGAGATTGAGCGTTTAAAAGAGTTATTCGGATTCGATTTCGTCAGCATTGCGCTCGTCCAATCGCCGGAACGCGGATTTGAATTGAGATGGACGTATGTGACCGGGAATCTGAACGAGCGTTATCGGCGCATAAAATTGCAATCGGGAAAAGGACTGGCGGGACTCGTCTTCAAGACGGGAAAGCCGATGTTTGTCGGGAATGCAGAGGAAGAATGGACTGCAGGTGACCTGTTCAATTATCCGATTATCACAGCGGAAAAGCTCAAAAGTTTCGGAGCGATTCCCCTCTTTAAAAACAATCGTGTAAAAGGAGTCATGCTTGTCGGGTACCGGACAGGCGGAAAGATGACCGCCGGCCAATTCGAGCAATTCAAGCAGGAAATCGGTTCGGAGTTCGGTCCATTTTATAATAAGGAGATGGTGAAGGATGAATCGGACCAGTACTAA
- a CDS encoding LytTR family transcriptional regulator DNA-binding domain-containing protein encodes MSLHFINAEKRIHDSVVFPAFNLSVDAGKVVAVYSSVNVREQLIELLLEKSKLSNGEIRFGESGISENRTKIGFFFLHGGLYERLSIEEMVRFTKQLYQSDESLEEVIQTVQLDSKRNIKIRQLSYSERKRVQLACLLMQNTDIHIFEEPDQNLDLESKRIFLAVLQQLKEEGRSAFILTGNMESAVTSADAIFRLDENGLHAVHTLLDEDREDSSSVSESMPVRFEKIPTKVNEKIVLFDPPEIDYIESNEGQSFLHIKGESFPSVSTLNELEARLLPYGFFRCHRSYIVNLQKVREVITWTRNSYSLVLDDADKSTIPLSKTKMVELKEMLGL; translated from the coding sequence GTGTCACTTCATTTTATTAACGCAGAGAAACGGATTCATGATTCCGTCGTCTTCCCTGCCTTTAATTTATCGGTTGACGCGGGGAAAGTCGTTGCCGTCTACTCAAGTGTCAATGTCCGCGAGCAGCTAATTGAGCTATTGCTTGAAAAATCAAAGCTGTCGAATGGAGAAATTCGGTTTGGGGAAAGCGGCATTTCAGAAAACCGAACGAAAATCGGCTTCTTCTTTCTTCATGGCGGCTTATATGAGCGACTGTCCATCGAAGAAATGGTCCGTTTTACAAAACAGCTTTATCAATCTGATGAATCTCTCGAAGAAGTTATTCAGACCGTACAATTGGATTCAAAACGTAATATAAAGATCAGGCAGTTGTCGTATTCCGAGAGAAAACGTGTTCAGCTCGCATGCCTACTTATGCAGAATACAGATATCCATATTTTTGAAGAACCTGATCAAAATCTTGACTTGGAATCAAAGCGGATTTTCCTTGCCGTACTTCAGCAGTTGAAGGAAGAGGGACGCAGCGCATTCATTTTAACAGGAAATATGGAAAGCGCTGTCACATCTGCCGACGCAATCTTCCGTTTGGATGAAAATGGACTACATGCCGTTCATACATTATTGGATGAAGATAGAGAAGATTCTTCTTCCGTGTCCGAATCCATGCCTGTCCGTTTCGAAAAGATTCCTACGAAGGTCAATGAAAAAATCGTCTTATTCGACCCGCCTGAAATCGATTATATCGAAAGCAATGAAGGTCAATCTTTTTTACATATAAAAGGAGAATCATTCCCTTCAGTTTCCACATTGAATGAATTGGAAGCTCGGTTGCTTCCGTATGGCTTCTTCCGCTGCCACCGTTCGTATATCGTGAATCTGCAGAAAGTGCGGGAAGTCATCACTTGGACGAGGAACAGCTATAGCCTCGTTTTGGATGACGCCGATAAATCGACAATTCCTTTATCGAAAACGAAAATGGTCGAGCTGAAAGAGATGCTTGGACTGTAA
- a CDS encoding ABC transporter permease: MMISWKRVNAILQKDFKDFSRNLAVSSVIFVPIISGAFYGRMGVDSIDTHFMLVNMTFGMVAAFVQCCLIAEEKEKNTLRGLMLSPASTADILGGKSLLTFTMTMVVVFFTIYLAEYKPANFVIIAAAIVLSSFFYIALGTLLGLYSKSVLEASVIVMPVIIVFSLGSFITLVVEKYPILQVATYLPNIQLVELATKVEAGAGFGDVLVEFAIILGWVIASLILTVVIYRKRMVD; encoded by the coding sequence ATGATGATTTCATGGAAACGCGTGAATGCGATATTGCAAAAAGACTTTAAGGATTTCTCACGGAATTTGGCTGTGTCGTCAGTAATTTTCGTCCCGATTATTTCAGGTGCTTTTTACGGGCGAATGGGCGTTGATTCTATTGATACCCATTTTATGCTTGTTAACATGACGTTTGGAATGGTCGCTGCTTTTGTCCAATGCTGTTTGATCGCTGAAGAGAAAGAAAAGAACACGTTGCGCGGACTGATGCTTTCCCCCGCAAGTACGGCTGATATTCTTGGCGGAAAGAGCTTGCTGACGTTCACTATGACGATGGTTGTTGTGTTTTTCACGATCTACTTGGCGGAATATAAGCCTGCAAACTTCGTGATCATTGCAGCAGCAATTGTTTTATCATCATTTTTCTATATCGCGTTGGGAACATTGCTTGGCCTTTATTCCAAGTCCGTTTTGGAAGCGTCTGTTATTGTAATGCCGGTTATTATCGTCTTTTCGCTTGGTTCATTCATTACCTTGGTAGTGGAGAAATATCCTATTTTACAAGTGGCAACATACTTGCCGAATATCCAGTTAGTTGAATTAGCTACAAAAGTGGAAGCAGGAGCTGGTTTCGGTGATGTGCTTGTCGAATTTGCAATCATTTTAGGATGGGTGATTGCTTCGCTCATTCTTACGGTTGTCATCTATCGGAAACGGATGGTGGATTGA
- the narJ gene encoding nitrate reductase molybdenum cofactor assembly chaperone, which yields MINLDRLYEEKSVFGFFASQLSYPEKITFHPHVLEESIDSSDPSYPEVKKYWDLMHDHSLEEIQEMYINTFDFQKDCTLFMTYVKYEDSKDRGQMLARLKVLYEMFGLVMPDNELSDFLPLMCEFIYAAEWRGDPRAQQSFTMLLAVLEDGSYHLMKALEKYESPYFHLIKGMREVFKSCIQQEVPANE from the coding sequence GTGATTAATCTGGACCGTCTGTACGAAGAGAAAAGCGTCTTCGGGTTTTTTGCCAGCCAGTTGTCCTATCCCGAAAAAATTACGTTCCATCCGCACGTTTTGGAAGAGTCGATCGACTCTTCCGATCCGTCTTATCCCGAAGTAAAGAAGTATTGGGATCTGATGCATGATCATAGTCTTGAAGAAATCCAGGAGATGTATATTAATACTTTCGACTTTCAAAAAGACTGCACGCTGTTCATGACATATGTGAAATACGAAGATTCAAAGGATAGGGGGCAAATGCTGGCCCGGTTGAAAGTGCTCTATGAAATGTTCGGCCTTGTCATGCCGGATAACGAGCTATCTGACTTCCTCCCGCTTATGTGCGAATTCATCTATGCGGCGGAATGGAGAGGGGATCCACGTGCCCAACAAAGCTTTACAATGCTGCTCGCAGTGTTGGAGGATGGATCCTATCATTTGATGAAGGCTCTGGAAAAGTACGAGAGCCCCTACTTTCACCTCATCAAAGGGATGAGGGAGGTATTCAAGTCTTGTATCCAACAGGAGGTTCCTGCCAATGAGTAA
- a CDS encoding ABC transporter ATP-binding protein: MENIIEVSSLAKVFANQTAIESVDFQVKKGEIFGFLGPSGSGKTTTIKILTGQLTPTSGTASVFGESVSQLKKSEYRRRFGVLTDNSGLYGRLSIYDNLKLYCDLYDVPHSKIDEVLDAVNLKEEKSKKVSSLSKGMTQRVTLARALIHEPELLFLDEPTSALDPTNSLHIHEGLRALNAKGTTIFLTTHDMHEAETLCDRIAFLDKGKIQLLDTPDKLKKRYSDSTITVELISGEKVILPAGSEGARQVFEYMSANQVVTIHSNEPTLGDIFVQVTGRKLA, encoded by the coding sequence ATGGAGAATATTATTGAGGTGAGCAGTTTAGCAAAAGTCTTTGCGAATCAAACGGCGATTGAAAGCGTCGACTTCCAAGTAAAGAAAGGTGAGATCTTTGGATTCCTTGGACCAAGCGGATCGGGGAAAACAACGACGATTAAAATTTTGACTGGACAACTAACTCCTACGAGTGGAACTGCAAGCGTTTTTGGAGAATCTGTTTCCCAATTAAAGAAATCGGAGTATCGCAGACGGTTCGGAGTGCTGACAGACAATAGCGGGTTATATGGCAGGTTATCAATCTACGATAACTTGAAGCTATATTGTGATCTATATGATGTGCCCCACTCGAAAATCGATGAAGTACTTGATGCTGTTAATTTGAAAGAAGAGAAATCGAAAAAAGTATCTTCCTTATCCAAAGGGATGACACAGCGCGTGACACTTGCGAGGGCTTTGATCCACGAACCGGAATTGCTTTTCCTGGATGAGCCGACGTCCGCTCTCGATCCGACAAATTCACTTCATATCCATGAAGGGCTGCGCGCATTAAACGCAAAAGGAACGACGATTTTCCTCACGACGCATGACATGCACGAAGCAGAAACGCTATGTGATCGGATCGCCTTTCTGGATAAAGGGAAAATCCAGCTATTGGATACGCCAGACAAATTGAAAAAGAGATACTCTGATTCGACAATTACAGTTGAATTGATAAGCGGTGAAAAAGTCATTTTGCCGGCAGGTTCAGAGGGAGCAAGGCAAGTATTCGAGTATATGAGTGCAAATCAAGTTGTAACGATCCATTCGAACGAACCTACTTTAGGGGATATTTTTGTTCAAGTGACAGGGAGGAAATTAGCATGA
- the ric gene encoding iron-sulfur cluster repair di-iron protein: MSSLTIDTRVSDIVTALPQSADLFRNLRIDYCCGGKISLKEAAEQRNLNPMEVLNSIHSIEDKRESRISMEPSSFGEKTLVAYIQEKYHEGLRDELPMLAPYITKIARVHGENHPHLLRVQEIFKTLRAELINHTDDEDQNVFPLILEFLSNPTPELKEQLKPHVSELEAEHDNAGRLLHELREITNNFTPPEGACGTYRLAYARLEQLEKETFEHVHLENNVLFERIAKAL; this comes from the coding sequence ATGTCTTCACTTACCATCGATACACGCGTCTCGGATATTGTCACGGCGTTGCCGCAAAGCGCGGATTTGTTCAGGAATCTTCGTATCGACTATTGCTGTGGAGGAAAAATATCTTTGAAAGAAGCGGCGGAGCAGCGGAATTTGAATCCTATGGAAGTTTTGAATAGCATCCATTCAATAGAAGATAAAAGGGAAAGCCGCATTAGCATGGAGCCTTCTTCATTCGGGGAGAAGACGTTGGTCGCTTACATTCAGGAAAAATACCATGAAGGCTTACGCGATGAATTGCCGATGCTTGCGCCTTATATTACGAAGATAGCCCGAGTCCATGGCGAAAACCATCCGCATTTGCTGCGCGTGCAAGAAATTTTCAAGACGTTGCGTGCAGAACTGATCAACCATACCGATGATGAAGACCAAAATGTATTTCCTCTCATCCTTGAATTTTTGAGTAATCCAACTCCCGAATTGAAGGAGCAATTGAAGCCCCATGTATCCGAATTGGAAGCGGAACATGACAATGCAGGACGGTTGCTTCACGAACTTAGGGAAATCACTAATAACTTCACGCCTCCGGAAGGGGCATGCGGAACATATCGGCTTGCCTATGCAAGATTGGAGCAGCTTGAAAAAGAGACGTTTGAACATGTGCATCTTGAGAATAATGTCTTGTTCGAGCGGATTGCGAAGGCATTGTAA